The following are encoded in a window of Arthrobacter woluwensis genomic DNA:
- a CDS encoding HesB/IscA family protein: protein MSTSTSENVAVTTDDELPTHEVQLSDVAAGKVRSLLEQEGRTDLRLRVAVQPGGCSGLIYQLYFDERLLDGDAVRDFDGVEVVVDKMSVPYLNGASIDFEDTISKQGFTIDNPNAGGSCACGDSFH from the coding sequence ATGAGCACCAGCACCAGCGAGAATGTCGCTGTCACCACGGATGACGAGCTTCCCACCCACGAGGTCCAGCTCAGCGACGTAGCCGCTGGCAAGGTCCGCAGCCTCCTGGAGCAGGAAGGCCGCACGGACCTCCGTCTGCGCGTCGCCGTTCAGCCGGGCGGCTGCTCGGGCCTCATCTACCAGCTCTACTTCGACGAGCGTCTGCTCGATGGCGACGCCGTCCGCGACTTCGACGGTGTGGAGGTCGTGGTGGACAAGATGAGCGTTCCGTACCTGAACGGCGCTTCGATCGACTTCGAGGACACCATCTCCAAGCAGGGCTTCACCATCGACAACCCGAATGCCGGCGGATCGTGCGCCTGTGGTGACTCGTTCCACTAG
- a CDS encoding M20/M25/M40 family metallo-hydrolase produces MTSHEENSLPAAGRHSAALRAAIDESFASTVATLKDLVAIPGIAWASFDAAQLDRSAEAVAALATAAGFPEVAVHRALKEDGTPGGPAVVARRAAADGKPTVLLYAHHDVQPPGDPALWESEPFVAVERDGRLYGRGAADDKAGIMVHLSASAAVAKVLGDELGLGVTLFIEGEEEAGSPTFRTFLEEHQAELEADVIIVADSSNWKVGIPALTTSLRGLVDGVVEVRVLDHAVHSGMFGGPVLDAPTLLARLISTFHDERGNVAIEGLVSHDDSDVDMPEEDFRADASVLPGVQLAGEGSLTSRIWTKPALSIIGIDAPSIEVASNTLLPTARAKFSLRIAPGQDPQAAMKAVEEHVKAHAPFGAQVTFTPGEMGNPFAVDMESPAATAMMAALAEAWGTGSVGTGIGGSIPFIAELVEVYPKAQILVTGVEDPDSRAHSANESLHIEEFRKAILAEALLLADLNG; encoded by the coding sequence ATGACTTCTCACGAGGAAAACAGCCTGCCAGCAGCCGGCCGCCACAGCGCGGCCCTGCGCGCCGCCATCGATGAATCCTTCGCCTCCACCGTGGCGACCCTCAAGGACCTCGTCGCCATCCCGGGCATCGCCTGGGCGAGCTTCGACGCCGCTCAGCTGGACCGCAGCGCCGAGGCCGTCGCGGCCCTCGCCACCGCCGCCGGATTCCCGGAGGTCGCCGTGCACCGTGCCCTCAAGGAGGACGGCACGCCGGGTGGGCCCGCCGTCGTCGCACGCCGCGCCGCCGCGGACGGCAAGCCGACCGTGCTGCTGTACGCCCACCACGATGTCCAGCCGCCGGGGGATCCGGCGCTGTGGGAGTCCGAGCCGTTCGTCGCGGTCGAACGTGACGGCCGGCTGTACGGGCGCGGGGCGGCCGATGACAAGGCGGGCATCATGGTGCACCTCTCCGCCAGCGCCGCCGTCGCGAAGGTCCTCGGGGACGAACTCGGCCTTGGCGTCACGCTCTTCATCGAGGGCGAGGAGGAGGCCGGTTCGCCGACGTTCCGCACCTTCCTGGAGGAGCACCAGGCCGAGCTCGAGGCCGACGTCATCATCGTCGCCGACTCCAGCAACTGGAAAGTGGGCATCCCCGCCCTGACGACGAGCCTCCGTGGCCTGGTCGACGGCGTCGTCGAGGTCCGTGTGCTGGACCACGCGGTCCACTCCGGCATGTTCGGCGGACCCGTGCTCGACGCGCCCACCCTGCTGGCGCGCCTCATCAGCACCTTCCACGACGAGCGCGGCAATGTGGCGATCGAGGGACTGGTCTCGCACGACGACTCCGACGTCGACATGCCGGAAGAGGACTTCCGCGCCGACGCATCGGTCCTGCCGGGCGTGCAGCTCGCGGGGGAGGGGAGCCTCACCTCCCGCATCTGGACCAAGCCGGCCCTGTCCATCATCGGCATCGACGCACCGAGCATCGAGGTGGCCAGCAACACCCTGCTCCCGACGGCGCGTGCGAAGTTCAGCCTGCGGATCGCCCCCGGGCAGGACCCGCAGGCCGCCATGAAGGCGGTCGAGGAGCATGTGAAGGCCCACGCCCCGTTCGGCGCTCAGGTCACCTTCACCCCGGGCGAGATGGGCAACCCGTTCGCCGTGGACATGGAGTCGCCCGCCGCGACCGCCATGATGGCCGCCCTCGCGGAGGCGTGGGGGACCGGCTCGGTGGGCACCGGCATCGGCGGGTCGATCCCTTTCATCGCGGAACTCGTCGAGGTCTATCCGAAGGCGCAGATCCTGGTGACCGGCGTCGAGGACCCCGATTCCCGCGCGCACAGCGCCAACGAGTCCCTCCATATCGAGGAATTCCGCAAGGCCATCCTGGCCGAGGCGCTCCTTCTCGCCGATCTCAACGGCTGA
- a CDS encoding DUF3043 domain-containing protein has protein sequence MFGRKKDEPLPAEPETASDAPVIGKGAPTPKRKDQVAARKRPLVPEDRKASKQAERLAVAEQRAKVRSAMDTGDERFLPVRDKGPQKRFARDFVDSRFSAGEFLMFGALIFVVASLVIPQRSDSQFIVLGAFWVMFLVVFVDTFLLSRRLKKALTAKFGSVERGTVWYGCMRALQFRKLRLPKPQVTRGQRPS, from the coding sequence GTGTTTGGACGTAAGAAGGATGAGCCCCTGCCCGCCGAGCCGGAGACCGCTTCCGATGCTCCCGTGATCGGAAAGGGTGCCCCGACCCCGAAGCGGAAGGACCAGGTCGCAGCCCGCAAGCGCCCCCTGGTGCCCGAGGACCGCAAGGCCTCGAAGCAGGCCGAGCGCCTTGCCGTCGCGGAGCAGCGTGCCAAGGTGCGCAGCGCGATGGACACCGGTGACGAGCGCTTCCTGCCCGTGCGTGACAAGGGCCCGCAGAAGCGCTTCGCCCGCGATTTCGTGGACTCCCGCTTCAGCGCGGGTGAGTTCCTGATGTTCGGCGCCCTGATCTTCGTGGTCGCGTCCCTGGTCATCCCGCAGCGGAGCGACTCCCAGTTCATCGTGCTGGGCGCGTTCTGGGTGATGTTCCTGGTGGTCTTCGTGGACACGTTCCTGCTCAGCCGCCGCCTCAAGAAGGCGCTGACGGCCAAGTTCGGGTCCGTCGAGCGCGGCACCGTCTGGTACGGCTGCATGCGCGCCCTGCAGTTCCGCAAGCTGCGCCTTCCCAAGCCCCAGGTCACCCGCGGCCAGCGTCCCAGCTGA
- a CDS encoding quinone-dependent dihydroorotate dehydrogenase gives MRIYPTVFRVAFSWMDPEKAHRIGYQAIRFFNKAGAAGLLHRLNGPDPSLRTTVFGIDFPSPFGLAAGFDKEGLAIEALAAMGFGHIEAGTITGAAQPGNDKPRLFRLVEDRAVINRMGFNNDGAEHVAPRIAAARAALSRRHPGVRPVIGVNIGKTKLVELEHAVEDYLVSTRALAPHADYLVVNVSSPNTPGLRLLQNVDSLRPLLEAVGAEADRSAGRHVPLLVKIAPDLSDEDLDDVARLAIDLGLDGIIATNTTIGREGLTAPAAKVESCGAGGLSGAPLKARSLDVLRRLRAQVPAEMVIISVGGVETAADVQERLDAGANLVQGYTAFLYEGPFWAGHINKGLAKLRR, from the coding sequence ATGCGCATCTATCCCACCGTCTTCCGTGTTGCCTTCTCCTGGATGGATCCCGAGAAGGCTCATCGGATCGGTTACCAGGCCATCCGGTTCTTCAACAAGGCCGGAGCGGCCGGGCTCCTTCACCGGCTCAACGGTCCCGACCCGTCGCTGCGGACCACGGTGTTCGGCATCGACTTCCCCTCCCCGTTCGGTCTTGCCGCGGGATTCGACAAGGAAGGCCTGGCCATCGAGGCACTGGCCGCCATGGGCTTCGGCCACATCGAGGCGGGAACCATCACCGGCGCAGCTCAGCCGGGCAATGATAAGCCGCGCCTCTTCCGCCTGGTGGAGGACCGCGCAGTGATCAACCGGATGGGCTTCAACAACGACGGCGCCGAGCACGTCGCGCCGCGCATCGCCGCAGCCCGCGCCGCACTGAGCCGTCGTCACCCGGGCGTGCGCCCCGTCATCGGCGTGAACATCGGCAAGACGAAGCTCGTCGAGCTGGAGCACGCCGTCGAGGATTACCTCGTCAGCACCCGTGCGCTGGCCCCGCACGCCGATTACCTGGTGGTGAACGTCAGTTCCCCGAACACGCCCGGACTCCGCCTCCTCCAGAACGTGGACTCGCTCCGCCCTCTCCTGGAGGCGGTGGGAGCGGAAGCGGACCGCAGCGCGGGACGCCACGTTCCGCTGCTGGTCAAGATCGCCCCCGACCTGAGCGATGAGGACCTGGATGACGTGGCCCGCCTGGCGATCGACCTCGGTCTCGACGGGATCATCGCGACCAACACCACGATCGGGCGGGAGGGCCTCACGGCGCCGGCCGCCAAGGTCGAGTCGTGCGGCGCCGGCGGTCTGTCCGGGGCGCCCCTGAAGGCCCGGTCTCTGGATGTCCTGCGCCGTCTGCGCGCCCAGGTGCCTGCGGAGATGGTCATCATCTCGGTGGGCGGAGTCGAAACGGCGGCCGACGTCCAGGAACGCCTCGATGCCGGCGCGAACCTCGTCCAGGGCTACACGGCATTCCTGTATGAGGGTCCCTTCTGGGCGGGCCACATCAACAAGGGTCTCGCGAAGCTCCGCCGCTGA
- a CDS encoding alpha/beta hydrolase: MEWQPDILGPSFESLELHTTRDGSQQTATLIRHLGATPDGTPPARGTVLFLHGWSDYFFNRELAEFFAGQGFSFFALDLHNHGRSLRPELPGGYVADLDHYDQDILAALDSCHPASGRPLLLMGHSTGGLVASLWAARHPDRVDGLILNSPWLEMHGSPAVRHAARSLLAPLSRMRPQTVLRLPERGFYWRSISSEAEGEWELDDRYRPPLAFPVRAGWLSAILSGQSKVARGLRLSQPIVVLMSMSSSNGPLWREDMRRSDAVLDVNTMAVRALELGTSVTLERVDGALHDVFLSPAAVREEAYGRLRRWLKTF; encoded by the coding sequence ATGGAGTGGCAGCCGGACATCCTCGGGCCGTCGTTCGAGTCCTTGGAACTGCACACCACCCGGGACGGTTCCCAGCAGACCGCCACCCTGATCCGGCACCTCGGGGCGACGCCGGACGGCACACCACCGGCACGGGGCACCGTCCTGTTCCTGCATGGCTGGAGCGACTACTTCTTCAACAGGGAACTGGCGGAGTTCTTCGCAGGCCAGGGCTTCAGCTTCTTCGCGCTGGACCTCCACAACCACGGGCGGAGCCTGCGCCCGGAGCTGCCCGGTGGCTACGTGGCCGATCTCGACCACTATGACCAGGACATCCTGGCCGCGCTGGACTCCTGTCATCCGGCGTCGGGACGCCCGCTGCTGCTCATGGGCCATTCGACCGGTGGCCTGGTGGCCAGCCTGTGGGCGGCCCGCCACCCGGATCGCGTGGACGGCTTGATCCTCAACAGCCCCTGGCTGGAGATGCACGGCAGTCCGGCCGTCCGCCATGCGGCGCGGTCACTGCTGGCTCCGCTCTCCCGCATGAGGCCCCAGACCGTGCTGCGTCTTCCGGAGCGGGGATTCTACTGGCGCAGTATCAGTTCCGAGGCGGAGGGCGAGTGGGAGCTCGACGACCGGTACCGACCGCCTCTGGCCTTCCCGGTGCGTGCCGGCTGGCTCAGCGCGATCCTGAGCGGCCAGAGCAAGGTGGCCCGCGGCCTCCGGCTCTCCCAGCCCATCGTGGTGCTCATGTCCATGTCGAGCTCCAACGGTCCCCTCTGGCGGGAGGACATGCGCCGCAGCGACGCGGTCCTGGACGTCAACACCATGGCCGTCCGCGCCCTCGAACTCGGCACCTCCGTGACTCTGGAAAGGGTCGACGGCGCGCTGCACGACGTCTTCCTCTCCCCCGCCGCCGTGCGCGAGGAAGCCTATGGCCGGCTCCGACGCTGGCTGAAGACTTTCTGA
- a CDS encoding alpha/beta hydrolase: MTRSPLRVRTWQQDVLFNDFEQCLLPLEPDEEGAVSATLVRRKPKRELSSEARAHDWPSWLAAVRQRREHRHDHEDHNVVLYLHGWADYFLQTELADYFEDHGASFYALDLRKFGRSLHEYQTAGYTDDLDVYDEEIEAALTVIREEAAVRGVPEERLRVHLMGHSLGGLVAALWADRHPGRLASVILNSPWLELQGSTLVRSIASQLVEPFARADPKHAFPLPEMPAYWKSVSDKAYGEWHIVSAWRPRESFPIRAGWIRAVMNGHARVQHGLDIDAPVLIMLSERSKIQTGYTDELKTLDAVIDVQETAKRALGISRRVAVFRYRGAIHDIFMSARHVREQAYKESMDWLVQTAAESTAAP, encoded by the coding sequence ATGACACGTTCCCCGCTGCGGGTCCGCACCTGGCAGCAGGACGTGCTGTTCAACGACTTCGAACAGTGCCTCCTGCCCCTGGAACCCGACGAGGAGGGCGCGGTCTCGGCGACACTGGTCCGCCGGAAGCCGAAGCGCGAACTGTCGTCGGAGGCACGGGCTCATGACTGGCCGTCATGGCTCGCCGCAGTCCGGCAGCGACGCGAGCACCGCCATGATCACGAGGACCACAATGTGGTGCTGTACCTCCACGGCTGGGCGGACTACTTCCTCCAGACCGAGCTGGCCGACTACTTCGAGGACCACGGCGCGAGTTTCTATGCGCTGGACCTTCGCAAGTTCGGCCGCAGTCTGCACGAGTACCAGACCGCCGGCTACACGGACGACCTGGACGTCTATGACGAGGAGATCGAGGCCGCCCTCACCGTCATCAGGGAGGAGGCCGCGGTCCGGGGCGTGCCGGAGGAACGCCTCCGGGTGCACCTGATGGGGCATTCCCTCGGCGGGCTGGTCGCTGCGCTGTGGGCGGACCGCCACCCGGGCCGCCTGGCCAGCGTCATCCTGAACTCACCCTGGCTGGAGCTCCAGGGCAGCACGCTGGTGCGCAGTATCGCCTCCCAACTGGTGGAACCGTTCGCTCGGGCCGATCCCAAGCACGCGTTCCCGCTTCCGGAGATGCCCGCGTACTGGAAGAGCGTCAGTGACAAGGCGTACGGCGAATGGCACATCGTCTCCGCCTGGCGGCCCCGGGAATCCTTCCCCATCCGTGCCGGATGGATCCGCGCGGTCATGAACGGCCATGCCCGCGTGCAGCACGGCCTCGACATCGATGCGCCGGTCCTCATCATGCTGAGTGAGCGGAGCAAGATCCAGACCGGCTACACGGACGAGCTCAAGACGCTCGACGCCGTGATCGACGTCCAGGAGACCGCCAAGCGGGCGCTGGGGATCAGCCGCCGGGTCGCCGTGTTCCGGTACCGCGGCGCCATCCACGACATCTTCATGTCCGCACGGCACGTCCGCGAGCAGGCCTACAAGGAGTCGATGGACTGGCTCGTTCAGACCGCCGCGGAATCCACGGCCGCACCGTAG
- a CDS encoding isoprenyl transferase produces the protein MSFSDSAQQGYEFPYPHPSGATPPSIPAELVPEHVAIVMDGNGRWANLRGLPRIEGHKAGEPALLDVVAGAIELGVKYVTVYAFSTENWKRSPEEVRFLMGFNKDVLRRQRDQLNRWGVQVRWSGRRPRLWGSVIRELEEAEKLTRANTRCVLTMCINYGGRAELVDGFNRMAEEVASGRLKAGKITEKTVQRYLYQPDLPDVDLFMRSSGEQRLSNFLPWQSAYAEFVFLEELWPDVDRTTLYQAVETYARRDRRYGAAVDSAAV, from the coding sequence GTGTCCTTCTCTGATTCCGCCCAGCAGGGCTACGAATTCCCCTATCCGCACCCGAGCGGCGCCACACCGCCGAGCATCCCGGCGGAACTCGTCCCCGAACATGTCGCGATCGTCATGGATGGCAACGGGCGCTGGGCCAACCTCCGTGGGCTGCCTCGGATCGAAGGGCACAAGGCGGGGGAGCCGGCGCTGCTCGACGTGGTTGCGGGCGCGATCGAGCTCGGCGTGAAGTACGTGACGGTCTACGCGTTCTCCACGGAGAACTGGAAGCGTTCCCCCGAGGAGGTCCGCTTCCTCATGGGATTTAACAAGGATGTACTACGCCGCCAGCGTGACCAGCTCAATCGCTGGGGCGTCCAGGTGCGCTGGTCGGGCCGCCGTCCGCGACTCTGGGGATCCGTGATCCGGGAGCTCGAGGAAGCCGAGAAGCTCACCCGTGCCAACACACGCTGCGTGCTGACCATGTGCATCAACTACGGTGGCCGCGCGGAGCTGGTGGACGGCTTCAACCGCATGGCGGAGGAGGTCGCGTCCGGACGCCTCAAGGCCGGCAAGATCACGGAGAAGACGGTGCAGCGGTACCTCTACCAGCCCGATCTGCCCGACGTCGATCTCTTCATGCGGTCATCCGGTGAGCAGCGCCTGTCCAACTTCCTGCCCTGGCAGTCCGCCTACGCCGAATTCGTCTTCCTCGAGGAACTGTGGCCGGACGTGGACCGCACCACCTTGTATCAGGCGGTCGAGACCTACGCCCGCCGGGACCGCCGCTACGGTGCGGCCGTGGATTCCGCGGCGGTCTGA
- the recO gene encoding DNA repair protein RecO encodes MAEASFTSRAYRDDAVVLRTHKLGEADRILTLLTKHHGQIRAVARGVRRTSSRFGSRLEPFMVADLQLVPGRSLEVVTQAQSKGSYGHAIASDYSRYTVAAAMVETAEKLTDVDGDSGTAQYLLLVGALAALSRGAYAPGLILDSYLLRALSTGGWAPSFTSCARCDAPGPHTAFNAALGGMVCADCRPPGSPAPAPETITLLAALLSGDWETAGESPERARTEAAGLVSAYLQWHLERRVKSLQHVDRSS; translated from the coding sequence GTGGCAGAGGCGAGTTTCACATCACGCGCATACCGCGACGACGCCGTCGTGCTGCGCACCCATAAGCTGGGCGAGGCGGACCGGATCCTGACGCTGCTGACGAAGCACCACGGTCAGATCCGTGCGGTGGCCCGCGGGGTCCGGCGGACCAGCAGCCGTTTCGGCTCCCGGCTCGAACCCTTCATGGTGGCGGATCTGCAGCTGGTGCCGGGACGGAGCCTCGAAGTCGTCACCCAGGCCCAGAGCAAAGGCTCCTACGGGCATGCGATCGCCTCCGATTACTCGCGCTACACGGTGGCGGCGGCCATGGTGGAGACGGCGGAGAAGCTGACCGACGTCGACGGCGACTCGGGCACCGCCCAGTACCTTCTGCTCGTGGGGGCGCTGGCGGCGCTCAGTCGCGGCGCCTACGCGCCCGGCCTCATTCTCGACTCGTATCTCCTGCGGGCCCTGTCCACCGGCGGCTGGGCCCCGAGCTTCACCTCCTGCGCCCGCTGCGACGCCCCTGGCCCGCACACCGCGTTCAACGCGGCTCTGGGCGGCATGGTGTGCGCGGACTGCCGGCCACCCGGGTCGCCTGCTCCTGCTCCGGAGACCATCACCTTGCTCGCGGCACTGCTGAGTGGTGACTGGGAGACGGCGGGGGAGTCGCCGGAACGTGCCAGGACCGAAGCCGCGGGGCTCGTGTCCGCCTATCTACAATGGCACCTGGAACGCAGGGTGAAGTCCTTGCAGCATGTCGACCGTTCGTCCTGA
- the leuA gene encoding 2-isopropylmalate synthase, with product MRNAQQPSGMPVHRYIPFHEQITVDLPDRTWPDKRITTAPRWCAVDLRDGNQALIDPMSPARKMKMFDLLVRMGYKEIEVGFPSASQTDFDFVRQLIEGNHIPDDVTIQVLTQAREHLIERTYEAITGAKNVIVHLYNSTSTLQRRVVFKQDEDGILDIALQGARLCKKYEETLTDTNVTYEYSPESFTGTELEYAVRVCNAVADIFEASADRQVIINLPATVEMATPNVYADSIEWMHRNLHPREGIILSLHPHNDRGTGVAAAELGYLAGADRIEGCLFGNGERTGNVDLVTLGLNMFVQGVDPMIDFSNIDEIRRTVEYCNQLPVPERSPYGGDLVFTAFSGSHQDAIKKGLEALEQDAQAAGVEVDEFTWQVPYLPIDPKDVGRNYEAVIRVNSQSGKGGVAYLLKSEHHLDLPRRAQIEFSGVIQRRTDTVGGEVSADELWKAFQDEYLPAKDAAQQWGRYALGATRTESDEDGAVTLHASMRVDGQIVDRTGHGNGPIAALLDILSKDGVDVRVLDYSEHALSEGGNALAAAYVECAVGERVLWGTGIDSNTSTSSLKAVISAVNRAIRDRSI from the coding sequence ATGCGAAATGCACAGCAGCCCTCGGGCATGCCTGTCCACCGTTACATCCCGTTCCACGAGCAGATCACCGTCGATCTGCCGGACAGGACCTGGCCGGACAAGCGGATCACCACGGCGCCCCGCTGGTGCGCGGTCGATCTGCGCGATGGGAATCAGGCGCTCATCGACCCCATGAGCCCGGCCCGCAAGATGAAGATGTTCGATCTGCTGGTCCGCATGGGCTACAAGGAGATCGAGGTCGGCTTCCCTTCCGCTTCCCAGACGGACTTCGACTTCGTCCGCCAGCTGATCGAGGGGAACCACATCCCGGACGATGTGACCATCCAGGTGTTGACCCAGGCCCGTGAGCACCTGATCGAGCGCACGTACGAGGCCATCACCGGCGCCAAGAACGTGATCGTCCACCTCTACAACTCCACGTCGACGCTGCAGCGCCGCGTCGTGTTCAAGCAGGACGAGGACGGGATCCTGGACATCGCCCTGCAGGGCGCCCGGCTGTGCAAGAAGTACGAGGAGACGCTGACCGACACCAATGTCACGTACGAGTACTCGCCGGAGTCCTTCACGGGCACGGAGCTCGAGTACGCCGTGCGGGTCTGCAACGCCGTAGCGGACATCTTCGAGGCGTCCGCCGACCGCCAGGTGATCATCAACCTGCCGGCGACGGTGGAGATGGCCACCCCGAACGTCTATGCCGACTCCATCGAGTGGATGCACCGGAACCTGCACCCGCGGGAAGGCATCATCCTCTCCCTGCACCCGCACAATGACCGGGGCACCGGCGTCGCGGCCGCCGAGCTGGGCTACCTGGCAGGCGCCGACCGCATCGAGGGCTGCCTGTTCGGCAACGGCGAACGCACCGGCAATGTGGACCTGGTGACGCTGGGCCTGAACATGTTCGTCCAGGGCGTGGACCCCATGATCGATTTCTCGAACATCGACGAGATCCGCCGGACCGTGGAGTACTGCAACCAGCTGCCCGTCCCCGAGCGTTCCCCGTACGGTGGCGATCTGGTCTTCACCGCGTTCTCCGGTTCCCACCAGGACGCCATCAAGAAGGGCCTGGAGGCCCTCGAGCAGGACGCTCAGGCGGCCGGCGTCGAGGTCGACGAGTTCACCTGGCAGGTCCCGTACCTGCCCATCGACCCGAAGGATGTGGGCCGGAACTATGAGGCGGTCATCCGCGTGAACTCGCAGTCCGGCAAGGGCGGCGTCGCGTACCTGCTGAAGTCCGAACACCACCTGGACCTGCCGCGCCGTGCCCAGATCGAGTTCTCCGGCGTCATCCAGCGCCGCACGGACACCGTCGGCGGCGAGGTCAGCGCGGACGAGCTGTGGAAGGCGTTCCAGGACGAATACCTGCCCGCCAAGGATGCCGCGCAGCAGTGGGGCCGTTACGCTCTCGGCGCGACTCGCACCGAATCGGACGAGGACGGGGCCGTGACCCTCCACGCGTCGATGCGGGTGGACGGCCAGATCGTGGACCGCACGGGACACGGCAACGGCCCCATCGCCGCCCTGCTGGACATCCTGAGCAAGGACGGCGTCGACGTCCGCGTGCTGGACTACAGCGAGCACGCGCTGAGCGAGGGCGGCAACGCCCTGGCGGCCGCCTACGTCGAGTGTGCCGTGGGGGAGCGGGTCCTGTGGGGCACCGGCATCGACTCGAACACCAGCACGTCCTCGCTGAAGGCCGTGATCTCCGCGGTCAACCGGGCCATCCGGGACCGCTCCATCTGA
- a CDS encoding M13 family metallopeptidase has protein sequence MNPSGIELGHVDPGTRAQDDFYRHVNGAWLSSTTIRDDRSLEGTFTALRDASEEAVRTLIEDAADRGQAEGGIAAQIGGLYASFMDEARVEALGLDPIRERLAALAELDGPEAVIRRVGELFRADVPGLFYLYPSPDAGDPTRVLLYLGQSGLGLPDESYYREEQFAETVAKYQEHLGRILALAEWDDPEGAAERIVALERRIAATHWDKVTLRDPQKTYNLRTAAEFAEVFPFARPWFEAAGIDEAVYGEVVLSTPEYFPALLELLSSEPVQSWRDWLAARIVGAAAPYLSSPFVQENFAFYGTVLSGTPELKERWKRGVAVVEDALGEAIGELYVRKHFPESHKARMEELVANLVEAYRSSITGLDWMGEETKTRALAKLDSFRTKIGYPAKWTDYSSVVIDPADLLGNVERAHSADVDRHLDEVGKEVDHEKWLMTPQTVNAYYHPVLNEIVFPAAILQPPFFQADADDAVNYGAIGAVIGHEIGHGFDDKGSQYDGDGTLRNWWTDADREAFEGRTRRLVDQFNALEPAEAPGHRVNGELTLGENIGDLGGLGIAYKAYLATLDGGEAPVLDGLTGAQRFFFAWATSWRQVIRSEEAIRRVTIDPHSPNEFRANATVRNLDAFHEAFDVREGDAMWLPEEERVRIW, from the coding sequence TTGAATCCATCCGGTATTGAACTCGGCCACGTCGACCCCGGGACGCGAGCCCAGGATGACTTCTACCGCCACGTCAACGGCGCCTGGCTGTCCTCCACCACGATCCGCGACGACCGTTCGCTCGAAGGCACGTTCACCGCGCTCCGCGACGCCTCGGAGGAGGCGGTCCGCACCCTGATCGAAGACGCCGCCGACCGAGGGCAGGCCGAAGGCGGGATCGCCGCGCAGATCGGCGGGCTCTACGCGAGCTTCATGGATGAAGCCCGTGTCGAGGCACTCGGCCTGGACCCGATCCGTGAGCGTCTTGCCGCGCTGGCCGAGCTCGACGGCCCGGAAGCGGTGATCCGCCGCGTGGGCGAACTCTTCCGCGCGGACGTCCCGGGCCTCTTCTATCTCTACCCGTCCCCCGACGCCGGCGATCCCACCCGGGTCCTGCTCTACCTCGGACAATCAGGCCTCGGCCTGCCCGACGAAAGCTACTACCGCGAGGAACAGTTCGCGGAAACCGTGGCCAAGTACCAGGAGCACCTCGGCCGGATCCTTGCGCTGGCCGAGTGGGACGATCCCGAGGGCGCCGCGGAGCGCATCGTGGCGCTCGAGCGCCGGATCGCCGCGACGCACTGGGACAAGGTCACCCTCCGCGACCCTCAGAAGACCTACAACCTCCGCACCGCGGCGGAGTTCGCCGAGGTCTTCCCCTTCGCGCGCCCCTGGTTCGAAGCGGCCGGGATCGACGAAGCCGTCTACGGAGAGGTGGTCCTCAGCACGCCGGAGTACTTCCCCGCCCTGCTGGAGCTGCTGTCCTCCGAACCCGTGCAGAGCTGGCGGGACTGGCTCGCGGCCAGGATCGTCGGCGCCGCGGCCCCGTACCTCTCCTCCCCCTTCGTGCAGGAGAACTTCGCGTTCTACGGCACCGTGCTCAGCGGCACCCCCGAACTGAAGGAACGCTGGAAGCGCGGCGTCGCCGTCGTCGAGGATGCGCTCGGCGAGGCGATCGGCGAGCTGTATGTCCGCAAGCACTTCCCGGAGAGCCACAAGGCGCGCATGGAGGAGCTGGTGGCGAACCTCGTGGAGGCGTACCGCAGCAGCATCACCGGACTCGACTGGATGGGCGAGGAGACCAAGACCCGCGCCCTCGCGAAGCTCGACTCGTTCCGGACCAAGATCGGCTACCCGGCCAAGTGGACCGACTACTCGTCCGTGGTCATCGACCCCGCCGACCTGCTGGGCAATGTGGAGCGTGCCCACAGCGCCGACGTGGACCGGCACCTGGACGAAGTGGGCAAGGAGGTCGACCATGAGAAGTGGCTCATGACGCCCCAGACAGTCAACGCCTACTACCACCCGGTGCTGAATGAGATCGTCTTCCCGGCCGCGATCCTGCAGCCGCCGTTCTTCCAGGCCGACGCCGATGACGCGGTCAACTACGGCGCGATCGGCGCCGTCATCGGTCACGAGATCGGGCACGGCTTCGACGACAAGGGTTCCCAGTACGACGGCGACGGCACCCTGCGCAACTGGTGGACCGACGCCGACCGCGAAGCGTTCGAGGGTCGCACTCGGCGCCTCGTCGATCAGTTCAACGCTCTGGAACCGGCGGAGGCCCCGGGTCATCGTGTGAACGGTGAGCTCACCCTCGGCGAGAACATCGGAGACCTCGGTGGACTGGGCATCGCGTACAAGGCCTACCTGGCCACGCTCGACGGCGGAGAGGCCCCGGTCCTCGACGGCCTGACAGGCGCCCAGCGCTTCTTCTTCGCATGGGCCACGAGCTGGCGCCAGGTGATCCGCAGCGAAGAGGCGATCCGCCGCGTCACGATCGACCCGCACTCCCCCAATGAGTTCCGCGCAAACGCGACCGTGCGGAACCTGGACGCCTTCCACGAGGCCTTCGACGTCCGGGAGGGCGACGCCATGTGGCTCCCCGAGGAGGAACGCGTCCGCATCTGGTGA